Below is a genomic region from Streptomyces ferrugineus.
GTGGGGGCGCCGATGACACATGCGGTGCCCTCGGCGTGCGCGGCGAGCCAGGTGTCGAGGACCGGGTCGAGGTCCGAGACGGGGCCGTGCACGACGGGCGCCCCGCCGCTGCGGATCGACGTCGGCACGTTGGCGTCGGGGAGCGCGGCGCGGATGACCGGCTCGGCCTCCGTCATGATCTCCTCCGGTGTGCGGTAGTTGATGTTCAGGGAGGCCAGGTCGATCCGGTCGAAGCCGACCCGCTCGAGGCGTTCGCGCCATGACTCCGTGAAGCCGTGCCGGGCCTGGGCGCGGTCCCCGACGATGGTGAAGCTCCGGGACGGGCAGCGCAGCAGCAGCATCTGCCACTCGGCGTCGGTCAGCTCCTGGGCCTCGTCGACGACGATGTGCGCGAACGGCCCGGCCAGCCGGTCCGGGGCGGCGTCGGTCAGTTCGGCCTCGTCGACCAGGCTGACCTGGGCGTCCTGGCCCCGCAACATCGTCACCAGGCCCTCGCCGTCGTCGGTGTCGGCGCCCGAGTTCGACGCGGCCTCGATCAGGTTGTCCACGACCTGCGTCATGCGCTCACGCTGGGCGGCGAGGATGCCCTCGTGCCGGCGCCTGCGCCCGGCCGCCTGCGGATCGCCCAGCCGCTGCCGTGCCGCGTCCAGGAGCGGCAGGTCGGACACCGTCCAGGCCTGGGCGTCCGGGCGCTGGAGCCGCCGGACCTCGTCGCGGCCGAGCCAGGGAGCGCACATCCGCAGATACGCCGGGACCGACCACAGGTCCGAGACGAGGTCGGCCGCCTCGAGCAGCGGCCAGGCACGGTTGAAGGCCGTCAGCAGCTCCCGGTTGCGCGTGAGCGACCTGCGCAGCGGCTCGGCGGGGATCTCGCCGTCGTCCCCCGAGGCGTCCTCCTCGTGCTTGTCGACCAGGATCGTGAGCAGTTCCTCCCAGACCTGGTCGCGGGCCTCGTTGTGCGGGGTGCCGGGCTCGGCCGCATCGAAGGCCACGGCCCAGTCGTCGGCGCTCAGCCAGACGTCGGACCAGGGGGTCGTCACCGTCATGCCCTCGGTGGGCGGCTCCTCGTAGAACGCGACGGCCTTCTCGATCGCCCCGACCAGGTCCGCGGACGACTTCAGCCGGGCCACCTCCGGGTCGGCCTCGACCGCGGCCCCGGCTCCTTCGGGGACGAGGTCCCGCAGGACGCAGGTCTGCACGCCCTCCTCGCCGAGGCTGGGCAGGACGTCGGAGACGTACGCCAGATACGGCCGGTGCGGGCCGACGAACAGCACGCCGCCCCGGCGGTGGTCGACGCGCGGGTCGGAGTGGAGCAGATAGGCGGAGCGGTGCAGGGCGACGACGGTCTTGCCCGTGCCGGGGCCGCCGTCGACGACGAGTGCGCCCCGCGATCCCGCGCGGATGACGGTGTCCTGGTCGGCCTGGATGGTGGCGAGCACGTCCCGCATCCGCGGCGAGCGATTGCCGCCCAGGCTCGCGATGAACGCGGACTGGTCGTCGAGCGCGGCGTGCCCGGCGAACGCGTCCGGGGTGAACACTTCGTCCCAGTAGTCGCCGATCCGGCCGCCGGTCCACCGGTACCTGCGGCGGCTGGCCAGGCCCATCGGGTTGGCGTGGGTGGCGCCGAAGAAGGGCTCGGCGGCGGGGGAGCGCCAGTCGATCAGCAGTCGGCGGCCCGTGCTGTCGGTCAGGCCGAGCCGTCCGACGTACACGGGCTCGGGGCTGTCCGCGGCGACCATGCGGCCCAGGCAGAGGTCCAGGCCGAAGCGGCGCAGGGTGCGCAGCCGGGCGGTGAGCCGGTGGATCTCGTTGTCCCGGTCCATCGCCTCCCGGCCCAGGCCGCCGGGCGCCCTGCGGGCGGC
It encodes:
- the helR gene encoding RNA polymerase recycling motor ATPase HelR, whose protein sequence is MPSLTASVFDLPERLSPKAESSLIAADERHFAAIAECLEQTVAELTDRLAAARRAPGGLGREAMDRDNEIHRLTARLRTLRRFGLDLCLGRMVAADSPEPVYVGRLGLTDSTGRRLLIDWRSPAAEPFFGATHANPMGLASRRRYRWTGGRIGDYWDEVFTPDAFAGHAALDDQSAFIASLGGNRSPRMRDVLATIQADQDTVIRAGSRGALVVDGGPGTGKTVVALHRSAYLLHSDPRVDHRRGGVLFVGPHRPYLAYVSDVLPSLGEEGVQTCVLRDLVPEGAGAAVEADPEVARLKSSADLVGAIEKAVAFYEEPPTEGMTVTTPWSDVWLSADDWAVAFDAAEPGTPHNEARDQVWEELLTILVDKHEEDASGDDGEIPAEPLRRSLTRNRELLTAFNRAWPLLEAADLVSDLWSVPAYLRMCAPWLGRDEVRRLQRPDAQAWTVSDLPLLDAARQRLGDPQAAGRRRRHEGILAAQRERMTQVVDNLIEAASNSGADTDDGEGLVTMLRGQDAQVSLVDEAELTDAAPDRLAGPFAHIVVDEAQELTDAEWQMLLLRCPSRSFTIVGDRAQARHGFTESWRERLERVGFDRIDLASLNINYRTPEEIMTEAEPVIRAALPDANVPTSIRSGGAPVVHGPVSDLDPVLDTWLAAHAEGTACVIGAPTFRSTDRVRSLTPELSKGLEFDLVVLVHPERFGEGVEGAVDRYVAMTRATRQLVILR